From Bufo gargarizans isolate SCDJY-AF-19 chromosome 10, ASM1485885v1, whole genome shotgun sequence, the proteins below share one genomic window:
- the TNNT3 gene encoding troponin T, fast skeletal muscle isoform X10 produces MSDTEDVEQVEEEAQEEEQQEEHGEEYDEEKPKPKLTAPKIPDGEKVDFDDIQKKRQNKDLIELQSLIDQHFEGRKKEEEELIGLKERIEKRRAERSDQQRIRAEKEKERQNRLAEEKARREEQDALRRAEDDMKKKKALSSMGASYSSYLAKADQKRGKKQTAREQKKKILADRRKPLNVDHMNEDKLRDKAKELWDWLYELESEKFEMGEKLKKQKYEVTTLRNRIDQLQKHSKKAAGGKGKVGGRWK; encoded by the exons AACACGGAGAAGAATATGATG AGGAGAAGCCAAAGCCCAA ACTCACTGCACCTAAAATACCAGATGGAGAGAAAGTAGACTTTGAT GATATCCAGAAGAAGAGACAGAACAAAGACTTGATTGAGTTGCAGTCTCTCATTGACCAGCACTTTGAGGGCCGTAAGAAGGAAGAAGAAGAACTTATTGGATTGAAAGAGAGAATT GAGAAACGTAGAGCCGAGAGATCTGACCAGCAGAGGATCAGAGCCGAAAAAGAGAAGGAGCGTCAGAACAGACTTGCT GAGGAGAAAGCAAGAAGAGAGGAACAGGATGCCTTGAGACGTGCTGAGGATGACATGAAGAAGAAGAAGGCTCTGTCCTCCATGGGAGCCTCATACAGCAGCTACCTAGCCAAG GCTGACCAGAAAAGAGGCAAGAAGCAAACAGCCCGTGAGCAGAAGAAGAAGATTCTGGCAGATCGTCGCAAGCCCCTGAACGTTGACCACATGAATGAGGACAAACTCAG GGACAAGGCCAAGGAGCTTTGGGACTGGCTGTACGAACTGGAATCTGAGAAGTTTGAGATGGGAGAGAAGCTCAAGAAACAGAAATATGAG GTTACAACTCTCAGGAACCGTATTGATCAACTGCAGAAACA TAGCAAGAAGGCAGCTGGAGGCAAAGGAAAAGTTGGAGGCCGCTGGAAGTAA
- the TNNT3 gene encoding troponin T, fast skeletal muscle isoform X12, whose product MSDTEDVEQVEEEQQEEHGEEYDEEKPKPKLTAPKIPDGEKVDFDDIQKKRQNKDLIELQSLIDQHFEGRKKEEEELIGLKERIEKRRAERSDQQRIRAEKEKERQNRLAEEKARREEQDALRRAEDDMKKKKALSSMGASYSSYLAKADQKRGKKQTAREQKKKILADRRKPLNVDHMNEDKLRDKAKELWDWLYELESEKFEMGEKLKKQKYEVTTLRNRIDQLQKHSKKAAGGKGKVGGRWK is encoded by the exons AACACGGAGAAGAATATGATG AGGAGAAGCCAAAGCCCAA ACTCACTGCACCTAAAATACCAGATGGAGAGAAAGTAGACTTTGAT GATATCCAGAAGAAGAGACAGAACAAAGACTTGATTGAGTTGCAGTCTCTCATTGACCAGCACTTTGAGGGCCGTAAGAAGGAAGAAGAAGAACTTATTGGATTGAAAGAGAGAATT GAGAAACGTAGAGCCGAGAGATCTGACCAGCAGAGGATCAGAGCCGAAAAAGAGAAGGAGCGTCAGAACAGACTTGCT GAGGAGAAAGCAAGAAGAGAGGAACAGGATGCCTTGAGACGTGCTGAGGATGACATGAAGAAGAAGAAGGCTCTGTCCTCCATGGGAGCCTCATACAGCAGCTACCTAGCCAAG GCTGACCAGAAAAGAGGCAAGAAGCAAACAGCCCGTGAGCAGAAGAAGAAGATTCTGGCAGATCGTCGCAAGCCCCTGAACGTTGACCACATGAATGAGGACAAACTCAG GGACAAGGCCAAGGAGCTTTGGGACTGGCTGTACGAACTGGAATCTGAGAAGTTTGAGATGGGAGAGAAGCTCAAGAAACAGAAATATGAG GTTACAACTCTCAGGAACCGTATTGATCAACTGCAGAAACA TAGCAAGAAGGCAGCTGGAGGCAAAGGAAAAGTTGGAGGCCGCTGGAAGTAA
- the TNNT3 gene encoding troponin T, fast skeletal muscle isoform X4, with protein sequence MSDTEDVEQVEEEYEEEEQQEEEEPEIQEEVAQEEEVYEGAEEEEEKPKPKLTAPKIPDGEKVDFDDIQKKRQNKDLIELQSLIDQHFEGRKKEEEELIGLKERIEKRRAERSDQQRIRAEKEKERQNRLAEEKARREEQDALRRAEDDMKKKKALSSMGASYSSYLAKADQKRGKKQTAREQKKKILADRRKPLNVDHMNEDKLRDKAKELWDWLYELESEKFEMGEKLKKQKYEVTTLRNRIDQLQKHSKKAAGGKGKVGGRWK encoded by the exons AAGAAGAACCTGAAATTCAGGAGGAAGTAGCTCAAGAGGAGGAAGTTTATGAGGGGGCTGAGGAGGAAG AGGAGAAGCCAAAGCCCAA ACTCACTGCACCTAAAATACCAGATGGAGAGAAAGTAGACTTTGAT GATATCCAGAAGAAGAGACAGAACAAAGACTTGATTGAGTTGCAGTCTCTCATTGACCAGCACTTTGAGGGCCGTAAGAAGGAAGAAGAAGAACTTATTGGATTGAAAGAGAGAATT GAGAAACGTAGAGCCGAGAGATCTGACCAGCAGAGGATCAGAGCCGAAAAAGAGAAGGAGCGTCAGAACAGACTTGCT GAGGAGAAAGCAAGAAGAGAGGAACAGGATGCCTTGAGACGTGCTGAGGATGACATGAAGAAGAAGAAGGCTCTGTCCTCCATGGGAGCCTCATACAGCAGCTACCTAGCCAAG GCTGACCAGAAAAGAGGCAAGAAGCAAACAGCCCGTGAGCAGAAGAAGAAGATTCTGGCAGATCGTCGCAAGCCCCTGAACGTTGACCACATGAATGAGGACAAACTCAG GGACAAGGCCAAGGAGCTTTGGGACTGGCTGTACGAACTGGAATCTGAGAAGTTTGAGATGGGAGAGAAGCTCAAGAAACAGAAATATGAG GTTACAACTCTCAGGAACCGTATTGATCAACTGCAGAAACA TAGCAAGAAGGCAGCTGGAGGCAAAGGAAAAGTTGGAGGCCGCTGGAAGTAA
- the TNNT3 gene encoding troponin T, fast skeletal muscle isoform X13 produces MSDTEDVEQVEEEYEEEEQQEEEKPKPKLTAPKIPDGEKVDFDDIQKKRQNKDLIELQSLIDQHFEGRKKEEEELIGLKERIEKRRAERSDQQRIRAEKEKERQNRLAEEKARREEQDALRRAEDDMKKKKALSSMGASYSSYLAKADQKRGKKQTAREQKKKILADRRKPLNVDHMNEDKLRDKAKELWDWLYELESEKFEMGEKLKKQKYEVTTLRNRIDQLQKHSKKAAGGKGKVGGRWK; encoded by the exons AGGAGAAGCCAAAGCCCAA ACTCACTGCACCTAAAATACCAGATGGAGAGAAAGTAGACTTTGAT GATATCCAGAAGAAGAGACAGAACAAAGACTTGATTGAGTTGCAGTCTCTCATTGACCAGCACTTTGAGGGCCGTAAGAAGGAAGAAGAAGAACTTATTGGATTGAAAGAGAGAATT GAGAAACGTAGAGCCGAGAGATCTGACCAGCAGAGGATCAGAGCCGAAAAAGAGAAGGAGCGTCAGAACAGACTTGCT GAGGAGAAAGCAAGAAGAGAGGAACAGGATGCCTTGAGACGTGCTGAGGATGACATGAAGAAGAAGAAGGCTCTGTCCTCCATGGGAGCCTCATACAGCAGCTACCTAGCCAAG GCTGACCAGAAAAGAGGCAAGAAGCAAACAGCCCGTGAGCAGAAGAAGAAGATTCTGGCAGATCGTCGCAAGCCCCTGAACGTTGACCACATGAATGAGGACAAACTCAG GGACAAGGCCAAGGAGCTTTGGGACTGGCTGTACGAACTGGAATCTGAGAAGTTTGAGATGGGAGAGAAGCTCAAGAAACAGAAATATGAG GTTACAACTCTCAGGAACCGTATTGATCAACTGCAGAAACA TAGCAAGAAGGCAGCTGGAGGCAAAGGAAAAGTTGGAGGCCGCTGGAAGTAA
- the TNNT3 gene encoding troponin T, fast skeletal muscle isoform X8, whose translation MSDTEDVEQVEEEYEEEEAQEEEQQEEHGEEYDEEKPKPKLTAPKIPDGEKVDFDDIQKKRQNKDLIELQSLIDQHFEGRKKEEEELIGLKERIEKRRAERSDQQRIRAEKEKERQNRLAEEKARREEQDALRRAEDDMKKKKALSSMGASYSSYLAKADQKRGKKQTAREQKKKILADRRKPLNVDHMNEDKLRDKAKELWDWLYELESEKFEMGEKLKKQKYEITTLHRRVEELSKFSKKAAGGKGKVGGRWK comes from the exons AACACGGAGAAGAATATGATG AGGAGAAGCCAAAGCCCAA ACTCACTGCACCTAAAATACCAGATGGAGAGAAAGTAGACTTTGAT GATATCCAGAAGAAGAGACAGAACAAAGACTTGATTGAGTTGCAGTCTCTCATTGACCAGCACTTTGAGGGCCGTAAGAAGGAAGAAGAAGAACTTATTGGATTGAAAGAGAGAATT GAGAAACGTAGAGCCGAGAGATCTGACCAGCAGAGGATCAGAGCCGAAAAAGAGAAGGAGCGTCAGAACAGACTTGCT GAGGAGAAAGCAAGAAGAGAGGAACAGGATGCCTTGAGACGTGCTGAGGATGACATGAAGAAGAAGAAGGCTCTGTCCTCCATGGGAGCCTCATACAGCAGCTACCTAGCCAAG GCTGACCAGAAAAGAGGCAAGAAGCAAACAGCCCGTGAGCAGAAGAAGAAGATTCTGGCAGATCGTCGCAAGCCCCTGAACGTTGACCACATGAATGAGGACAAACTCAG GGACAAGGCCAAGGAGCTTTGGGACTGGCTGTACGAACTGGAATCTGAGAAGTTTGAGATGGGAGAGAAGCTCAAGAAACAGAAATATGAG ATTACAACCCTGCACAGGAGAGTGGAAGAACTCTCTAAGTT TAGCAAGAAGGCAGCTGGAGGCAAAGGAAAAGTTGGAGGCCGCTGGAAGTAA
- the TNNT3 gene encoding troponin T, fast skeletal muscle isoform X5 codes for MSDTEDVEQVEEEAQEEEQQEEEEPEIQEEVAQEEEVYEGAEEEEEKPKPKLTAPKIPDGEKVDFDDIQKKRQNKDLIELQSLIDQHFEGRKKEEEELIGLKERIEKRRAERSDQQRIRAEKEKERQNRLAEEKARREEQDALRRAEDDMKKKKALSSMGASYSSYLAKADQKRGKKQTAREQKKKILADRRKPLNVDHMNEDKLRDKAKELWDWLYELESEKFEMGEKLKKQKYEVTTLRNRIDQLQKHSKKAAGGKGKVGGRWK; via the exons AAGAAGAACCTGAAATTCAGGAGGAAGTAGCTCAAGAGGAGGAAGTTTATGAGGGGGCTGAGGAGGAAG AGGAGAAGCCAAAGCCCAA ACTCACTGCACCTAAAATACCAGATGGAGAGAAAGTAGACTTTGAT GATATCCAGAAGAAGAGACAGAACAAAGACTTGATTGAGTTGCAGTCTCTCATTGACCAGCACTTTGAGGGCCGTAAGAAGGAAGAAGAAGAACTTATTGGATTGAAAGAGAGAATT GAGAAACGTAGAGCCGAGAGATCTGACCAGCAGAGGATCAGAGCCGAAAAAGAGAAGGAGCGTCAGAACAGACTTGCT GAGGAGAAAGCAAGAAGAGAGGAACAGGATGCCTTGAGACGTGCTGAGGATGACATGAAGAAGAAGAAGGCTCTGTCCTCCATGGGAGCCTCATACAGCAGCTACCTAGCCAAG GCTGACCAGAAAAGAGGCAAGAAGCAAACAGCCCGTGAGCAGAAGAAGAAGATTCTGGCAGATCGTCGCAAGCCCCTGAACGTTGACCACATGAATGAGGACAAACTCAG GGACAAGGCCAAGGAGCTTTGGGACTGGCTGTACGAACTGGAATCTGAGAAGTTTGAGATGGGAGAGAAGCTCAAGAAACAGAAATATGAG GTTACAACTCTCAGGAACCGTATTGATCAACTGCAGAAACA TAGCAAGAAGGCAGCTGGAGGCAAAGGAAAAGTTGGAGGCCGCTGGAAGTAA
- the TNNT3 gene encoding troponin T, fast skeletal muscle isoform X7, which produces MSDTEDVEQVEEEQQEEEEPEIQEEVAQEEEVYEGAEEEEEKPKPKLTAPKIPDGEKVDFDDIQKKRQNKDLIELQSLIDQHFEGRKKEEEELIGLKERIEKRRAERSDQQRIRAEKEKERQNRLAEEKARREEQDALRRAEDDMKKKKALSSMGASYSSYLAKADQKRGKKQTAREQKKKILADRRKPLNVDHMNEDKLRDKAKELWDWLYELESEKFEMGEKLKKQKYEVTTLRNRIDQLQKHSKKAAGGKGKVGGRWK; this is translated from the exons AAGAAGAACCTGAAATTCAGGAGGAAGTAGCTCAAGAGGAGGAAGTTTATGAGGGGGCTGAGGAGGAAG AGGAGAAGCCAAAGCCCAA ACTCACTGCACCTAAAATACCAGATGGAGAGAAAGTAGACTTTGAT GATATCCAGAAGAAGAGACAGAACAAAGACTTGATTGAGTTGCAGTCTCTCATTGACCAGCACTTTGAGGGCCGTAAGAAGGAAGAAGAAGAACTTATTGGATTGAAAGAGAGAATT GAGAAACGTAGAGCCGAGAGATCTGACCAGCAGAGGATCAGAGCCGAAAAAGAGAAGGAGCGTCAGAACAGACTTGCT GAGGAGAAAGCAAGAAGAGAGGAACAGGATGCCTTGAGACGTGCTGAGGATGACATGAAGAAGAAGAAGGCTCTGTCCTCCATGGGAGCCTCATACAGCAGCTACCTAGCCAAG GCTGACCAGAAAAGAGGCAAGAAGCAAACAGCCCGTGAGCAGAAGAAGAAGATTCTGGCAGATCGTCGCAAGCCCCTGAACGTTGACCACATGAATGAGGACAAACTCAG GGACAAGGCCAAGGAGCTTTGGGACTGGCTGTACGAACTGGAATCTGAGAAGTTTGAGATGGGAGAGAAGCTCAAGAAACAGAAATATGAG GTTACAACTCTCAGGAACCGTATTGATCAACTGCAGAAACA TAGCAAGAAGGCAGCTGGAGGCAAAGGAAAAGTTGGAGGCCGCTGGAAGTAA
- the TNNT3 gene encoding troponin T, fast skeletal muscle isoform X6, whose protein sequence is MSDTEDVEQVEEYEEEEQQEEEEPEIQEEVAQEEEVYEGAEEEEEKPKPKLTAPKIPDGEKVDFDDIQKKRQNKDLIELQSLIDQHFEGRKKEEEELIGLKERIEKRRAERSDQQRIRAEKEKERQNRLAEEKARREEQDALRRAEDDMKKKKALSSMGASYSSYLAKADQKRGKKQTAREQKKKILADRRKPLNVDHMNEDKLRDKAKELWDWLYELESEKFEMGEKLKKQKYEVTTLRNRIDQLQKHSKKAAGGKGKVGGRWK, encoded by the exons AAGAAGAACCTGAAATTCAGGAGGAAGTAGCTCAAGAGGAGGAAGTTTATGAGGGGGCTGAGGAGGAAG AGGAGAAGCCAAAGCCCAA ACTCACTGCACCTAAAATACCAGATGGAGAGAAAGTAGACTTTGAT GATATCCAGAAGAAGAGACAGAACAAAGACTTGATTGAGTTGCAGTCTCTCATTGACCAGCACTTTGAGGGCCGTAAGAAGGAAGAAGAAGAACTTATTGGATTGAAAGAGAGAATT GAGAAACGTAGAGCCGAGAGATCTGACCAGCAGAGGATCAGAGCCGAAAAAGAGAAGGAGCGTCAGAACAGACTTGCT GAGGAGAAAGCAAGAAGAGAGGAACAGGATGCCTTGAGACGTGCTGAGGATGACATGAAGAAGAAGAAGGCTCTGTCCTCCATGGGAGCCTCATACAGCAGCTACCTAGCCAAG GCTGACCAGAAAAGAGGCAAGAAGCAAACAGCCCGTGAGCAGAAGAAGAAGATTCTGGCAGATCGTCGCAAGCCCCTGAACGTTGACCACATGAATGAGGACAAACTCAG GGACAAGGCCAAGGAGCTTTGGGACTGGCTGTACGAACTGGAATCTGAGAAGTTTGAGATGGGAGAGAAGCTCAAGAAACAGAAATATGAG GTTACAACTCTCAGGAACCGTATTGATCAACTGCAGAAACA TAGCAAGAAGGCAGCTGGAGGCAAAGGAAAAGTTGGAGGCCGCTGGAAGTAA
- the TNNT3 gene encoding troponin T, fast skeletal muscle isoform X1 codes for MSDTEDVEQVEEEYEEEEAQEEEQQEEEEPEIQEEVAQEEEVYEGAEEEEEKPKPKLTAPKIPDGEKVDFDDIQKKRQNKDLIELQSLIDQHFEGRKKEEEELIGLKERIEKRRAERSDQQRIRAEKEKERQNRLAEEKARREEQDALRRAEDDMKKKKALSSMGASYSSYLAKADQKRGKKQTAREQKKKILADRRKPLNVDHMNEDKLRDKAKELWDWLYELESEKFEMGEKLKKQKYEVTTLRNRIDQLQKHSKKAAGGKGKVGGRWK; via the exons AAGAAGAACCTGAAATTCAGGAGGAAGTAGCTCAAGAGGAGGAAGTTTATGAGGGGGCTGAGGAGGAAG AGGAGAAGCCAAAGCCCAA ACTCACTGCACCTAAAATACCAGATGGAGAGAAAGTAGACTTTGAT GATATCCAGAAGAAGAGACAGAACAAAGACTTGATTGAGTTGCAGTCTCTCATTGACCAGCACTTTGAGGGCCGTAAGAAGGAAGAAGAAGAACTTATTGGATTGAAAGAGAGAATT GAGAAACGTAGAGCCGAGAGATCTGACCAGCAGAGGATCAGAGCCGAAAAAGAGAAGGAGCGTCAGAACAGACTTGCT GAGGAGAAAGCAAGAAGAGAGGAACAGGATGCCTTGAGACGTGCTGAGGATGACATGAAGAAGAAGAAGGCTCTGTCCTCCATGGGAGCCTCATACAGCAGCTACCTAGCCAAG GCTGACCAGAAAAGAGGCAAGAAGCAAACAGCCCGTGAGCAGAAGAAGAAGATTCTGGCAGATCGTCGCAAGCCCCTGAACGTTGACCACATGAATGAGGACAAACTCAG GGACAAGGCCAAGGAGCTTTGGGACTGGCTGTACGAACTGGAATCTGAGAAGTTTGAGATGGGAGAGAAGCTCAAGAAACAGAAATATGAG GTTACAACTCTCAGGAACCGTATTGATCAACTGCAGAAACA TAGCAAGAAGGCAGCTGGAGGCAAAGGAAAAGTTGGAGGCCGCTGGAAGTAA
- the TNNT3 gene encoding troponin T, fast skeletal muscle isoform X17, with amino-acid sequence MSDTEDVEQVEEEYEEEEKPKPKLTAPKIPDGEKVDFDDIQKKRQNKDLIELQSLIDQHFEGRKKEEEELIGLKERIEKRRAERSDQQRIRAEKEKERQNRLAEEKARREEQDALRRAEDDMKKKKALSSMGASYSSYLAKADQKRGKKQTAREQKKKILADRRKPLNVDHMNEDKLRDKAKELWDWLYELESEKFEMGEKLKKQKYEVTTLRNRIDQLQKHSKKAAGGKGKVGGRWK; translated from the exons AGGAGAAGCCAAAGCCCAA ACTCACTGCACCTAAAATACCAGATGGAGAGAAAGTAGACTTTGAT GATATCCAGAAGAAGAGACAGAACAAAGACTTGATTGAGTTGCAGTCTCTCATTGACCAGCACTTTGAGGGCCGTAAGAAGGAAGAAGAAGAACTTATTGGATTGAAAGAGAGAATT GAGAAACGTAGAGCCGAGAGATCTGACCAGCAGAGGATCAGAGCCGAAAAAGAGAAGGAGCGTCAGAACAGACTTGCT GAGGAGAAAGCAAGAAGAGAGGAACAGGATGCCTTGAGACGTGCTGAGGATGACATGAAGAAGAAGAAGGCTCTGTCCTCCATGGGAGCCTCATACAGCAGCTACCTAGCCAAG GCTGACCAGAAAAGAGGCAAGAAGCAAACAGCCCGTGAGCAGAAGAAGAAGATTCTGGCAGATCGTCGCAAGCCCCTGAACGTTGACCACATGAATGAGGACAAACTCAG GGACAAGGCCAAGGAGCTTTGGGACTGGCTGTACGAACTGGAATCTGAGAAGTTTGAGATGGGAGAGAAGCTCAAGAAACAGAAATATGAG GTTACAACTCTCAGGAACCGTATTGATCAACTGCAGAAACA TAGCAAGAAGGCAGCTGGAGGCAAAGGAAAAGTTGGAGGCCGCTGGAAGTAA
- the TNNT3 gene encoding troponin T, fast skeletal muscle isoform X2 encodes MSDTEDVEQVEEEYEEEEAQEEEQQEEEEPEIQEEVAQEEEVYEGAEEEEEKPKPKLTAPKIPDGEKVDFDDIQKKRQNKDLIELQSLIDQHFEGRKKEEEELIGLKERIEKRRAERSDQQRIRAEKEKERQNRLAEEKARREEQDALRRAEDDMKKKKALSSMGASYSSYLAKADQKRGKKQTAREQKKKILADRRKPLNVDHMNEDKLRDKAKELWDWLYELESEKFEMGEKLKKQKYEITTLHRRVEELSKFSKKAAGGKGKVGGRWK; translated from the exons AAGAAGAACCTGAAATTCAGGAGGAAGTAGCTCAAGAGGAGGAAGTTTATGAGGGGGCTGAGGAGGAAG AGGAGAAGCCAAAGCCCAA ACTCACTGCACCTAAAATACCAGATGGAGAGAAAGTAGACTTTGAT GATATCCAGAAGAAGAGACAGAACAAAGACTTGATTGAGTTGCAGTCTCTCATTGACCAGCACTTTGAGGGCCGTAAGAAGGAAGAAGAAGAACTTATTGGATTGAAAGAGAGAATT GAGAAACGTAGAGCCGAGAGATCTGACCAGCAGAGGATCAGAGCCGAAAAAGAGAAGGAGCGTCAGAACAGACTTGCT GAGGAGAAAGCAAGAAGAGAGGAACAGGATGCCTTGAGACGTGCTGAGGATGACATGAAGAAGAAGAAGGCTCTGTCCTCCATGGGAGCCTCATACAGCAGCTACCTAGCCAAG GCTGACCAGAAAAGAGGCAAGAAGCAAACAGCCCGTGAGCAGAAGAAGAAGATTCTGGCAGATCGTCGCAAGCCCCTGAACGTTGACCACATGAATGAGGACAAACTCAG GGACAAGGCCAAGGAGCTTTGGGACTGGCTGTACGAACTGGAATCTGAGAAGTTTGAGATGGGAGAGAAGCTCAAGAAACAGAAATATGAG ATTACAACCCTGCACAGGAGAGTGGAAGAACTCTCTAAGTT TAGCAAGAAGGCAGCTGGAGGCAAAGGAAAAGTTGGAGGCCGCTGGAAGTAA
- the TNNT3 gene encoding troponin T, fast skeletal muscle isoform X9 — protein MSDTEDVEQVEEEYEEEEQQEEHGEEYDEEKPKPKLTAPKIPDGEKVDFDDIQKKRQNKDLIELQSLIDQHFEGRKKEEEELIGLKERIEKRRAERSDQQRIRAEKEKERQNRLAEEKARREEQDALRRAEDDMKKKKALSSMGASYSSYLAKADQKRGKKQTAREQKKKILADRRKPLNVDHMNEDKLRDKAKELWDWLYELESEKFEMGEKLKKQKYEVTTLRNRIDQLQKHSKKAAGGKGKVGGRWK, from the exons AACACGGAGAAGAATATGATG AGGAGAAGCCAAAGCCCAA ACTCACTGCACCTAAAATACCAGATGGAGAGAAAGTAGACTTTGAT GATATCCAGAAGAAGAGACAGAACAAAGACTTGATTGAGTTGCAGTCTCTCATTGACCAGCACTTTGAGGGCCGTAAGAAGGAAGAAGAAGAACTTATTGGATTGAAAGAGAGAATT GAGAAACGTAGAGCCGAGAGATCTGACCAGCAGAGGATCAGAGCCGAAAAAGAGAAGGAGCGTCAGAACAGACTTGCT GAGGAGAAAGCAAGAAGAGAGGAACAGGATGCCTTGAGACGTGCTGAGGATGACATGAAGAAGAAGAAGGCTCTGTCCTCCATGGGAGCCTCATACAGCAGCTACCTAGCCAAG GCTGACCAGAAAAGAGGCAAGAAGCAAACAGCCCGTGAGCAGAAGAAGAAGATTCTGGCAGATCGTCGCAAGCCCCTGAACGTTGACCACATGAATGAGGACAAACTCAG GGACAAGGCCAAGGAGCTTTGGGACTGGCTGTACGAACTGGAATCTGAGAAGTTTGAGATGGGAGAGAAGCTCAAGAAACAGAAATATGAG GTTACAACTCTCAGGAACCGTATTGATCAACTGCAGAAACA TAGCAAGAAGGCAGCTGGAGGCAAAGGAAAAGTTGGAGGCCGCTGGAAGTAA
- the TNNT3 gene encoding troponin T, fast skeletal muscle isoform X3 codes for MSDTEDVEQVEEYEEEEAQEEEQQEEEEPEIQEEVAQEEEVYEGAEEEEEKPKPKLTAPKIPDGEKVDFDDIQKKRQNKDLIELQSLIDQHFEGRKKEEEELIGLKERIEKRRAERSDQQRIRAEKEKERQNRLAEEKARREEQDALRRAEDDMKKKKALSSMGASYSSYLAKADQKRGKKQTAREQKKKILADRRKPLNVDHMNEDKLRDKAKELWDWLYELESEKFEMGEKLKKQKYEVTTLRNRIDQLQKHSKKAAGGKGKVGGRWK; via the exons AAGAAGAACCTGAAATTCAGGAGGAAGTAGCTCAAGAGGAGGAAGTTTATGAGGGGGCTGAGGAGGAAG AGGAGAAGCCAAAGCCCAA ACTCACTGCACCTAAAATACCAGATGGAGAGAAAGTAGACTTTGAT GATATCCAGAAGAAGAGACAGAACAAAGACTTGATTGAGTTGCAGTCTCTCATTGACCAGCACTTTGAGGGCCGTAAGAAGGAAGAAGAAGAACTTATTGGATTGAAAGAGAGAATT GAGAAACGTAGAGCCGAGAGATCTGACCAGCAGAGGATCAGAGCCGAAAAAGAGAAGGAGCGTCAGAACAGACTTGCT GAGGAGAAAGCAAGAAGAGAGGAACAGGATGCCTTGAGACGTGCTGAGGATGACATGAAGAAGAAGAAGGCTCTGTCCTCCATGGGAGCCTCATACAGCAGCTACCTAGCCAAG GCTGACCAGAAAAGAGGCAAGAAGCAAACAGCCCGTGAGCAGAAGAAGAAGATTCTGGCAGATCGTCGCAAGCCCCTGAACGTTGACCACATGAATGAGGACAAACTCAG GGACAAGGCCAAGGAGCTTTGGGACTGGCTGTACGAACTGGAATCTGAGAAGTTTGAGATGGGAGAGAAGCTCAAGAAACAGAAATATGAG GTTACAACTCTCAGGAACCGTATTGATCAACTGCAGAAACA TAGCAAGAAGGCAGCTGGAGGCAAAGGAAAAGTTGGAGGCCGCTGGAAGTAA
- the TNNT3 gene encoding troponin T, fast skeletal muscle isoform X15: MSDTEDVEQVEEYEEEEQQEEEKPKPKLTAPKIPDGEKVDFDDIQKKRQNKDLIELQSLIDQHFEGRKKEEEELIGLKERIEKRRAERSDQQRIRAEKEKERQNRLAEEKARREEQDALRRAEDDMKKKKALSSMGASYSSYLAKADQKRGKKQTAREQKKKILADRRKPLNVDHMNEDKLRDKAKELWDWLYELESEKFEMGEKLKKQKYEVTTLRNRIDQLQKHSKKAAGGKGKVGGRWK; encoded by the exons AGGAGAAGCCAAAGCCCAA ACTCACTGCACCTAAAATACCAGATGGAGAGAAAGTAGACTTTGAT GATATCCAGAAGAAGAGACAGAACAAAGACTTGATTGAGTTGCAGTCTCTCATTGACCAGCACTTTGAGGGCCGTAAGAAGGAAGAAGAAGAACTTATTGGATTGAAAGAGAGAATT GAGAAACGTAGAGCCGAGAGATCTGACCAGCAGAGGATCAGAGCCGAAAAAGAGAAGGAGCGTCAGAACAGACTTGCT GAGGAGAAAGCAAGAAGAGAGGAACAGGATGCCTTGAGACGTGCTGAGGATGACATGAAGAAGAAGAAGGCTCTGTCCTCCATGGGAGCCTCATACAGCAGCTACCTAGCCAAG GCTGACCAGAAAAGAGGCAAGAAGCAAACAGCCCGTGAGCAGAAGAAGAAGATTCTGGCAGATCGTCGCAAGCCCCTGAACGTTGACCACATGAATGAGGACAAACTCAG GGACAAGGCCAAGGAGCTTTGGGACTGGCTGTACGAACTGGAATCTGAGAAGTTTGAGATGGGAGAGAAGCTCAAGAAACAGAAATATGAG GTTACAACTCTCAGGAACCGTATTGATCAACTGCAGAAACA TAGCAAGAAGGCAGCTGGAGGCAAAGGAAAAGTTGGAGGCCGCTGGAAGTAA